The DNA region GACAAAGGTTATGCACCATATCATTGTTGACCAGGCTATTCAGGTTCTCTGCAATCATAATTACCCGCCATGGTGTATGAATGGTTCCGGTAATTGCCGCGGGTTTTGAACGTTTCAAGGTGTCTTCCGGACTATAGCGCAGTTTATAAGGATATGAGGTAGGCTGGTTTTGCGGCAAGCGCAGCACCATTCCCCGTCTTCCATTGCTTTGCAAAGCCATACCACCATAATTTTTAAGATCTGCCTCGGTTATAGCCACATATAGCTTGCTGCCAGGCAGCTGAAACGTAACTGAAGGTGCTGCCCATTGCCCGGCTTTTACCGTATCCAATAACCTCTTTTCATAAACACCCTCATAATGCATGTATAAGTCGTGATACCAGGCGGCAGTGCCTTTTGGCAAGGTAAATACCGTAGCCTCGTCTGCAATTCTCTTCTGTTGTTCTTTACCTGGAACGATTAGCCTGAAAGCAGCGCCATCATTAAAAACACGCACGTCTAAAAAATAATTCAGGCTTCCTTTTGAAACAGGGATTTTTGCACCTTTATAATGGTTACGGGCAGTTGAATGTGCGCCATACCATGGATATTGTTCGTTGAGCTCATAAACTTCGGCCTTGCCCAAAGTTACCCCCTCTGTAATGGTGGCTAAATCCAAAGCCATGCTGATAGCAGAAGGTTCAATTACCTTGATATTATTGCCGGAAATGAAATAGCTTAGTTTGTTCTTTTGTACAGAAAGGTTAAACGATATTTTCTGATTGGGGCTTTTTACCACAATATTGGTCTGTGAAGAAGCTTTTGCTGCCACCAACAGCAGCAGCAAAAGCAGGTAATTAATCCTAACCATAACCAAATATATTTACAAAAAGTCAGGATTCTGTGTCCAAACGTTCCTCATGATATCCATCTGCCCGAGAGGTATCGGGAACAGGTAAGATTTGAATTTACGTTTTGCCCCCGCGTTATTGTAAGGTATTTGAGGGATAACCTGGGCTGCAATCTTCCAGCGGATCAGGTCGTTATAGCGCAAACCTTCGAAAGCGAGCTCCACGCGGCGCTCATTTCTGATGATCTCGCGAGTGAGTGCCAGTTTAGGCGGCATATTTACACCAGGCCTTGCCCTTACATCGTTCAAGGCTTTCAACGCGCGGCTGTCTGCGCCTTGCCCGCTTTCAAACATGGCTTCAGCATACATCAGCAAAAAGTCTGCATAGCGGATCTTTATCATGTGCTGATCGCTCAACGTTGCCCCAGAAGCATTATTTATGGAAAGGTTTACCCATTTTTTAATGGCCATCCCGGTATAAGGGATCTGCCCCTCAGCTGTACTTCCCAATTGTTTAAAACCCGCGGGATTATAAGCCCATGGATCGCCCGCTTCGAAAATGGTCATTTTCCTGCGCGGATCGTTGGGTTCATAGGCGTTTCTCATTTCTACTGTTGGAAATATAGACATACGTCCGCCGATTACCTGATCCAGCGAATGATAATCATCTGGGGCACGGAACTGTACCGAGAACATGATTTCCTTATTGTTGGCCTGGCCGCCAAAGAAAATACCTGCATAATCTGGTGCCAGCTGGAAAGGATTGGCAGGATCGCCAATCAGGCTCCATGCTGTGGTAGCCGCCTCGCCAAAACGCTCATTGTTTAACAGCACTCTTGTTTTTAAAGCAATAGCCGCACCTTTAACTGCACGCCCGTCTGTATAGGCAATTTGCGGCAGATTGGCAATGGCATAGTCAATGTCCTTGAGGATCTGGGTAACAACATCAGCTTTCGGCGAACGTGGGGTATTTAAAAAATCTCCCCCTGGTACTGCAGGTTGTAAAATCAGGGGCAGATCGCCATAAAGCTGCGTCAGTTCGTTATAATAATAAGCCCTCAGGAACATCGCTTCGGCCTTCATCTTTTTATTGGTTGACTCAAGCAGATTTGGCACACGGTCTACATTGGCCAGAAAATAATTGCATGCTGCAATCCCCTGAAAGCCAAAAGTAAAGGTCTTGCTTATAATACCAGTTGTGGCAGAGTTGTGATCGCCCCGCATCACCACATCAAAGGACTCATAACCCGATGTATTCGAGGCATTGTCCGACAGTGCTTCCCAATACAGGCCATTTCCACTCTGGTTTTTGCCATTGGAAAAAATAGGTTCTTTGAGTTTGGCATAGCAAGCTACCAGGGCTTTATTGGCCTCTCCCTCTGTACGCCAGTAGTTCTCTTCTTTAGGGTTGGAAAGCGGATCCTTGTCCAGTTCTTTTTTGCAGGATATGGCCAGCGCAGCCAATATCAACAGCATTCCGGTTTTTATTTTTAGTTTCATGTTATTCCTGTTTAAAGCGTAACCTTAAGTCCGAATGAATAAATTTTTGCCTGCGGGTAAATGGCTGCCCTTCCGTTTGCCGAAGCCCTTTCCGGGTCACTTCCTTCAAAGAAATTGGTGAAGGTAAGCAGATTATCACCCGACACATATAACCTTAGGGCCTGAATTTTTGCCTTGTTCAGCAATTTGGCTGGCAGGTTATAACCCAGCTGCAGGTTCTTTAACCTCAGGTAAGAAGCATCCTGTAACCACCAGTCAGAAACCTGTGTATTCGGCGCATAGAGCTCATTAAAAATATGTGGAATGGTATTGGAAGTCCCTTCGCCGTCCCAGGCATTTCTCCAGAAAGTAGGTGGCGGCCCCGCTTGTCTGAAAGGCGCAATTCCCCATTCCCTTACATAAATTTTACGTCCCTGTACCCCCTGGAAAAAGAAGCTGAGGTCAAAGTTTTTGTAATCGGCATTTACTGTTAAACCGTAATTAAATTTGGGAAAAGCCCCGCCCACCACTACACGGTCATCCGTTGTTATTTTACCATCTGGCACACCATTCGGCCCGCTTACGTCCCTATACTTCATATCGCCCGGTTTTGGTTTTACCAATGGAGTCGGTCCATTGTCAATCTCTGCCTGATTCTGATAAATCCCATCAAACAGGTACATATAAAAAGAGTTGTAAGGCAAGCCTTCCTGCCTGATGTAACCATTGGAATTGTCTATTTCACGTGCGCCAAACTTTACCAGTTTATTTTTATAGGTTTCAAAATTACCCTGTACCTTATAACGGAAATCATTTATTTTACCCTGATAGCCCAGCAGGAACTCAAAACCAGTGTTTTTCATTTCTCCGTTGTTTACCGTTGGCCCGGCAAGACCAATAAAATCAGGCACCTGTAGTTCTCTTAAAATATCTGTAGTCCGTTTGTTGTACCATTCTACCGAACCAGACAAACTTGAGTTGAACAAACTGAAATCCAGACCTAAATTGGTAACCGTTGTGGTTTCCCATTGTACATTGCGGTTGATTAGGTCGGTTTGGGTAACCCCCTGCTGTAAACTACCCCCTATAAAATAGAGATAAGGGTTTAAAACCGATTGATATGGATAAGGCATCGCTTCCCCTAAAAGCGTACGGTTTACGTTCTGGTTACCTACCTGTCCCCAGGATGCCCTTGCTTTTAGGCTATTGATCCAGTTTACATCTTTAAGAAAATCTTCCTGGTTGATCCTCCATCCTGCTGATGCCGAAGGGAAAAAGCCCCATTTATTTCCTGTTGGGAAACGTGAAGAACCATCATAGCGGAAATTTAGTTCTAAAAGGTATTTTTCTTTATAATCGTAGTTTAACCTTCCAAACAGGGATTGCAAGGCCCACTCATAGCTAAAGCCTTCAACGGTTTGTCCGCCTGGTTCAAAAATACTTGGGTCCAGCAGGTCATCTGATGGTGCATTTCTTTTAAAACCCTGCAAGCGGTCGTACCTGAAGGTTTCCTGACTAACGCCAAGCAATGCATTCAGGTTATGGTTTTCTGCAATTTTTTTGTTGTAGTTCAGGGTTCCGAAAATCGTGTACTGTACGTCCTTGTCATCGCGGACCGTCAGGTTGTTTTCACCAACCGTTCCATTCCACTGCGTGTTGTACAAGTAGCTGCCATTGGTTTCTGGCAGGAACATGTATCCTGGAACACCAACGATATGCACCTTGGTTTCTCTTTCATTGTATTTTACGGCACCTTTGATCTCGCCTTTTAAGCCTGGAAGGATGTCCACGTTCAAATAAGCAGAAGCCAAAGCATAGTGGTTATTCAGGTACCTCCCACCGTTTTCGGCCATGGCTACCGGGTTTTTATTACCGCCTTCAAATATATAGGCTTTGGCGGCATATCTTCCGCTACCGTCGGGTAACTTAGGGGTAAATGTAGGGTGAGCGGCAAGGGCGCTCAGGATCTGATCTTCGGTGGAATTCCCATCAAAATTTCCGTTTAGTGCCGTTTCATTACGTTTTCCTTTTGAGAAGGAAATATTGGTTCCGAAAGTTACCCTTTTGTTCAGCTCCGTTTTGAAGTTAAATTGTGCATCGTAACGTTTGTAACCAGTGGCAATCAGCATACCATCCTGATCCAGATAGCCCGCACCAAAATTATAGGTTGTACCTTCTTTACCTCCGTTTACACTCAGATAGTGCTGCTGCATAGGCGCTTTACGGAAAATCGCATCCATCCAATCAAAACTAGGGTACTGAGCAGGATTGGTAATCGCACCCTGACGATAAGCTTCAATTTGTGCAGGCGTATAACGCTGATTGGTACTTGTTCCGGTATGATCAATTGCCTTGTTCAGCAATTCCATAAACTCTACAGAATTGGTAATCCTGTCGTACATGGAAGTGGCACGCTGGCTACCAAAATTATAGTTGTAGTCGACATTTAACCTGCCGGCCTTACCTGCTTTTGTGGTCACCAAAATTACACCATTTGCTGCCCTGGATCCATAAATGGCTGCAGAAGCGGCATCTTTCAGCACTGATACATTTTCAATTTGATTGGGGTTCACATTATTTAAATCCCCTTCAACTCCATCAATTAAAATGAGTGGGTTATTGCTGGCCTTACTGAACGTGCCCATACCACGAATCTGGATACTTGCGGCCTCCGCTCCCGGCTGTCCGGAATTCTGGGTTACCTGTACACCAGGCATACGGCCCTGTAGCAAAGATGTTGTATTGGGTGCCTGGCGGGTGGTAAGCTCATTACCAGAAACAGAAGCAACAGCTCCTGTCAGGTTCACTTTTTTCTGGGTACCATAGCCCACCACTACCACTTCCGTAAGCGCTTTATCTTCTTCCTTCATGACTACATTGAAGCTGGTCCTGTTGTTTACCTGGACTTCCTGTGGGGCGAAACCAATAAAAGTAAAAACAAGCGTTCCTGAACCGTCGGGCAGTGTCAATGCAAAATTACCATTGCTATCGCTCATGGTTCCGGTATTGCTGCCTTTCAACTTGATGCTTACACCCGGCAGCGGCCCACCCTTATCGTCAGTTACCTTGCCCTTAATGTCTATTTTCTGCTGTACAACAGCAGCGTCGTTTACGGCCGACTGGCGCTCCCTTGGTTTTACAATTACCGCCTTGTCTTTAATCACAAAGGTAAAAGGCTGGTCTTCAAAGCAGCGTTTCAGCACTTCTTCCAACGTCTCATTTTGTACAGAGAGATCTATTCTTTTGGCATTCTTCAATGCATTCAGGTCATAAAAGAAATCGTATCCGCTCTGCTTGCGGATTTCCTTAAATAACTGTTCCAGTCGCGCACCTTTTTGCGACAAAGTGATGCGTTGTGCCCTGCTTGCCTGGGCAAATTGCAAAAATACGGTGACCAGTAATATGGTGGCTATTTTCATCACCAGTAGAAATTTGTGTACAAAGCCCCTTGGCTTACATACAGATTGTGTGTAAAAGTTCATACATTTGGTTAGTTGGGGTTTAAACGAAAATTAACTGTTGGAGGGCAATCCCAGCCATTTTTTTACCGGGGGTGGTTGCTACACTTCCGGTTTTTTTATGGCATCATCACCTCAATTTAGGGACTATCCGATATCGTATCTCTTTTTCTCATGCTGTTTAAATTTTTGGTTTTGCTGTTTATTTTGTTGTATCTGTTACGGTAATACGCTTGCCTTCTATATGGAAATGCACGCTGCCGGTTTCTTCCATAATTCCCAATACGGATGAAATATTTTTTGAGCGCGATATGGATCCTCCGAATTTAAGGTGGTCGAATACGCCTTTATAGATTACTTCTACATCGTACCAGCGGGCTACCTTTCTCATGATGCTTTTCAGGTCTTCCCCATCGAAAATAAAGTCACCTTGCTTCCAGGCGAGCACTGCTTCAAGATCTGCTTTCTTCACCTTTATGCCCTTGTTGTCCAATTCGCTTTGTTCTCCTGGCTTTAAAGTTATCTTTTCAGCTTCCGCAGCCGGGATTACACGAACTGAACCTTCAGCAAGGGTAGTTTTAACACTGCCTTCATCGGCATAACTGTTGATATTAAAATGGGTACCCAGTACATGTACTTCCTGACCGGCGGTTTTAACGATGAAAGGCATTTCCCGGTTTTTTGCTACTTCGAAATAGCCTTCTCCGGTTAGGGTTACCATCCGCTTATCTCCCACGAACTTTGCAGGGTAGCGCAATGAAGAGGCTGCATTTAGCCAAACCCGGGTACCGTCGGGAAGATTAATCTGGTATTTGCCCCCTTTAGGGGTTTCAATAGTATTCAATAAATTGGTGCTGGTTTCAGTATCTTCTTTTACTGTATAAACCAACTGTCCGTCTGCAGTTTTAGTAATACTTAATCCGGCTTCTTTGGCTATTTCGCCATTGGCAGCATCGGTAAGGGAAATTTTCCGGCCATTGGCCAGGGTCAGAAAAGCTTTATCCCCGCCCGGCACGACATCATCTTTTGCGCTGCCATTTGCCATAGGTACATCTTTCTGGCGATTGCCGGTTAAATACACAACTGACACCACTAAAAACACTACAGCTGCCCAGGCAGCAGCTTTAAAAAGATATACCTTTCCGGAGGCAGTTTTTTCTAAAGGCCTGGTAGTCTTTTCAGCCAGTGAGGTCCAGACCTGATCTTTGCTTTTCGTGATGACCTCATGCGCAGGTGCCTGCTGCCGCTCCAGTTCCAGGTACCAGCTTTCCACAATTGCTTTTTCTTCTTCAGAGCAATTACCGGATTTATATTTTTCCAATAATTTATGCGGGTCCTTTTGCATGCCGTTTACCTGTTTTTTGGTTTTATAACAGTATGACAGGAAACTCCGGGGGTATAGGGTACTCTGTTTTTAAAAAAAATAAAAAAAAATACCAACCCCGGCCGGTCTTGCCTTTCAGGGTTGGTATTTGACAAATGGAGAAGCCTACAATTTATCCAATATTGCTTCCAGCGCTTTCATGTTTAAGTCCCGGCCTATGATCTTTCCCGTCGGGTCGACCAGCACCGTAGTCGGATATTTGCTAATTGCAAATTGCTCCAGGGATACACTTTTATTGCCCTGCTCATCTATCACCTGCAACCAGGGCAATTTTTCCTTTTCCAGGTCCTTGAGCCAGGCAGCCTTACTGTTTTCTGTAGCCAGCCCTAAAATCTCAAATCCCTTACCCTGGTATTTGGCATATAAGGTCCGCAGCTCCTTAAAAGCTACATGGCATGGACCGCACCAGCTTCCCCAGAAATCGATCAGGACATACCTGCCCTTTAGCGAAGAGAACTTTAACGGCTGTCCTTGCGGATCATTTAAAGTAAAATCTTCTATAAAATTGCCGATAACGGAATTCTTACGGCCATTGATCTGACTCAGTAAATTATGGCCAAAAAAATTATCCATTACCATGGGAGCGAGCTTTTTACTCAAGGCTTCCGCAGTAGGGAGATCCAGGTTCTCTACATAACTTTGCATCAACAGCACCGAAGCGAAGGAGTTTGGGTACATATTTACTGTACTGATCAAATGCTTTTTCAACAGTTCATTATAGACTGCTTTTCCTGTGGTATACTCCGCAATCATATCTTTATATTTCTGCGCCGTGGTATCCCGCTTCATATCATACAGGTATGCCTTACCGTATTTATTGATCAGATCGTTCATCAGCTTTTCGTAAACGGGGTCTGTGGCTTTTGCAAATGCATCATAAATAAAAAAACCGCTGCTCCCCTTTACTTCCGATAGATTAAAACGCCGCATATCTGCCTTGATGCTCATTTCTGAAGCCTTTTCGAAAGGAATGATCAGCACCGAATAATCTCCAGTGGTTCTTTTCTCGTAACCACTGTAAAAGGCGTATTCACCAGCCTCTGTAAATGGCCTCGAAAAGCGGAAAGCACCGTTGCTGATTTTTGCGCTGTCGCGGACCATTTTTGGTTGATTAGAAAACAGGTAAACATATTCCCCGTTGTATTTCACATCGGCCTTGCCTTTAAAAACAACTTTTTCTGCTGTTGCTGGAGTTTGTGCAAGAGCATTGATGCCTGATCCTGTAATCAGGATCAGGGCTAATGTATAGAATTTAGTCATCATTATTCAGCAGGATTTGGTTCCATCAGACCGTTGGCGCTCATCTCGGCCACCGGAATTGGAAGTATAAAAGAGAAGCGGGATTTAACGGCAGGCCTTATGCCCTGCAGCGTGGCCATAGGAAGCCTGCGCATAGCCAACCAGTCCAGTCCGCTTTCCTGCAGGAAATTTTTCCTTACTTCCTGTACAATGAGCAATTGCAGGGCGTCAGGTGTAACTGCTTCGTCTACTTTACTGAAATCAGTTAGCCCTGCGTGCCCCATCACTGTTTTCAAATTTGATTTTGCCTTTGTAAGGTCTCCCTTTGCCAGAGTAATGGCCTCGGCCTGGGTAAGGTAAGCCTCTGTTAAGCGGAAAGCATAACTGTTGCATACCAAGGGGGCCTTAAGCGGTGCCATCACATTTCCTGAAAAATACTTTGTGATGGAAGGCAGGATGCCATTGATGTTTTTGGCGTCTTTATACATCCAGTCTTTCCTCGGATCGTTGGCCAGCAAATCCTTCAAAGCCGGTGTGACATAAAAATCTACGCTCGTGTTGTTCAGGTAAAATTTGTAACGCTCAGTCGGAAAAGGCTGTACTGCCAGCATCACCTCCTCACTGCTGAAACCCTTTACATGGAACAGGTCCTTTAAATTTGGTTCAAGTTTAAAATTACTGTTTAGAATGATGTCCTCGGTCAGGCCAACTACCTGTTCATAGTCACCTGCTGCCCCGCGGTTGATCAGCACACGGGCCTTTAACATTTTGGCTGCCCACAGATTGGCATAGTGGATCTTACTGCCTCTCGGGGGCAAACCGGCAATCGCGTCGTCCAGATCTTTAAGTATCGCATTATAAGAAGCCGCTACAGAACTTCTGGCCATTCGTATCTGTTCTGCTGATACAAACTCGTCCCTCAGTATAATCCCATATTTACTGTTTATGTCATAATATTGCCCGAAATAAAGGAGCAGGTCTGCATTTGCAAAAGCACGCAGGAACTTCGCTTCTCCGATCATTTGCTTTTTCCGCTCTGCCGGGATGTTTTCTACTGGTGCTACATTCTTTAGAAAACCATTGGCTGCGTTTACCATATCGTAGCCATACTCCCATTTAGAACTTAGGATATTGTTGGGATTGCGGTAGGCCATATTCATGAATCCATCCTGTCCGTAAGCATAAGCTACAGTTCCGGCCAGTTCTGAAGGCATGATTTCGTTAACGGTAGCCCACCTCACAGATTCTATTCCCGTAATGTTATCTGTACCTGCATAGGCAAAGGCATAATAAACACCATTTAATACGGTTTCGGCACTTTTAAGGTCTATGATCACATTACCATCTACCAGCTTGTTGGTAGGATAAACATTTAGTTGCTTGTCGCAGGAGATAAAAGTACCGGCGACCAGCAATAGCAGCAATAATCTGAATTGTATGTATTTCATTTCAATGTTGTGTTAAAATCCAAGTTTAAGTCCTAATGAAAATGTGCGCACTACCGGGTAATTGCTCACGTCAAAATAACCACCACCCACACTATAGGTATCATTGGTAGTTTCAGGATCATTTCCGGGATATTTTGTAAGGGTAAACAGATTAGTGGCCGACATAAAGACCGAGGTATTGTTCAGTCCGGCGCGCTGCATCCATTTTGCTTTGTTAAACCTGTAATTCAGGTTCATGGTCCTTAATTTAATGTACGAAGAACTGAACACATCGATGCTGGAAGGCATCGGCATGGTTCCCTCCAGCACCAGGCGCTCGCGGTCGGTACTGGTATTGCCGGCATGATAGCGGTTAAGCATAATCACATTGGCATTGGCCGCACCCGAGAACTGGCGACTGCTCACATGATCGCCCCATAGCAACCTGCCTCCCTGCGAAAAGGTAAAGAACAATTGCAGGTCCAGGTTTTTATAGCTGAAAGCCTGGCTCATTCCCCCATAATACTTAGGTGCCGCATGCGCCATGATCGTCCTTTGATCGGCAAAGGCGGAATTGCGCGATTTAAAATACTCGTAATCCAGCTGGTACATCGGGTCGCCAATGCCCAGATAAGGATATAGGATAGGCTGCAGGGGGCCGATCTCTTTTTTATAGGCATCCAGCTGTTGCTGGGTTTTAATGATGCCTACAAAGGTATAGCCCAGCATCATTCCCAACGGCATCCCTTCCCTCATCAGGGTGTTCTGCCATTCCAGACCAGTCATATTTCCAATCTGACGCAAACTGGCTGTCGGATCCAGCCTGGTCACAATAGTTTTGTTCCAGGTCAGGTTTAAGGAAGCATTCCATCTGAAATCTTTGTGCTTTATAATATCACCCTGTATGCTAAACTCAAAACCTCTGTTTTTCAAATCGGCCGTATTGGCGAGCAATGTATAATATGAGGTACTTGGTGCAATCGGCAGGTTAAGCAGGGCGCCATTGGTGCGTTTATCGTAATAATCGGCTGTAAGCTGCAACCTGTTGTCAAACAAGGAAATATCCAATCCCAGATCGACAGATTTAGTGCTCTCCCACTTGATGTTCTCATTACCAAGTTGAGTTGGCGTTAGTGCATTGGCACCGGCGTAGGCCTTAGGTGTATACAGTGTACGGTACATCTGGTCGCCAATATTCTGGCTTCCGGTAAGTCCGTAACTTCCCCTCAGCTTAATGTCTTCTATCCATTTCACATCTTTCAGGAAGTTCTCTTTGGAGATCCTCCAGCCCAAAGCCGCCGAAGGGAAATAGCCAAATTTATTGTTGGTACCAAACTTGGAGGAACCGTCTGTCCGCCCGGTAAAAGTGAACAGGTATTTGTCCAATAAAGTATAATTTGCACGCAAATAGAAGGACAACAAATAACTCTGCGGCCCGCCTGGTTCATCGCCACGCGTAAACAAGGGTGTTATGGCAGAGGAAAGGTTATTTAAGGAATGATCATTTGGATATCCCGAAGCCGTGGCACTGAAAAAGCTGTTCTTCCTGGTTTCATAAGATGTACCGGCCAACACGTTGATGTCGTGAATGTCGGCTATGGTTTTATTATAGGTAAGTGTGTTTTCCAGGAACCAGTTGCTCATCCTGCTGTTGGAATTACTGCCAATACCGGAATTTCCAGAAGTGCTGCCAAAATAATTTCCGGTAAGGATAAAGCTGGGCATGTAATTGCGCTGGTTATAGGTTTGCATGTTCAGAGAAACCGTGCTCTTAAACTCCAGTGCTTTAGTGATGTCGTATATTGCAGACAATGAGCCCAGCATACTGAATGTTTTGGCATTGTTAGTGGCCTGCAACAGGCCAACAGGGTTTTCATAACCCATGTAATCTTCGCCCGCTCGTCCTGCGAAAGAAACCGGCATGCCGTTTTCATCGTACGGTGCAAGATCGGGCCTTGCCCTTAATGCCTGTCCGTAAGCTCCATCGCCAATGTTCTGATTGGTATAACCCAGGTTTAAATTGGTGATGAACCGGAATTTGCTGCCAATCTCGTTCTCAATGTTCAGCTTGCCCGCTACACGTTCATAGTTGGTAGACTTTAGCACGCCAGGTGTCTGGTTAAAGGAAATGGAGCTGAAATATTTGGATGCAGCACCACCTCCCTGTACAGAAAGATCAGCATTGTGCGACACTGTATTGCGCGTTACTTCTTTCAGCCAGTTGGTGTTGGCCTTGCCGAAAAAGTCCTTGGGATTATTCAGTATCTGTTCTACATTTTCCGGGATATAATCATCGCCTGCCGCCTCGGCAGCATCAAATAAATTCTGTGCCGATTCGGTAAGCAACATCCTGTACTGCTCTGCATTTAACAATTTGGGCAGTTTGGGTGTGGTTAAGGTGGAATAATAATTTGCAGAGATTTGCGGTTTCATGTCCTTCTTACCCCTTTTTGTGGTAATCATGACTACCCCATTTGCAGCCTTTGAGCCGTAAATTGCAGTGGAAGAAGCATCTTTGAGGATACTGATGGATTCGATGTCCTCTACATTCAGGCCACCAAGACTATTCAGACCATTGGTAAAGGCAGTAGATAAACCAGCGTTCATGCTCCCCATTCCGTTAATTTCATTGCCGACCGGGCTGCCTACATCAAATCCCGGGTTAACGAAGTTATTGGTTATCTGCACCGGTACACCATCGATGATATATAGGGGATCGTTTCCGCCCAGTAAGGAGCTGGATCCCCTGATCCTGATGCGCACGGCGCCACCCGGAGAACCATCGGCCTTGGTTACCTGCACGCCGCTGGCCCTGCCGGCCAGTGCATTGTCTACCGTAGCAAAAGGTGCGTCTTTGATATCTGCCGCATTTACTACAGCCACAGAACCGGTAAGGTCTTTCTTTTTAGTATTGCCATATCCCACTACCACCACCTGGTCCAGGCTCGAAGTCTCGGGCTCCAGGGAAATGTTGATGGTTGTTTGATCGGCAACAGCGACCCTCTTTTGCTGATAGCCAATATAGCTGAACACCAGCAAGTCGCCCTTATCGGCTTCAATGCTGTAAGCACCAGACCCCTCAGAGATGGTGCCCTTTCCGGTCGTTTGGTTTAAGATGGTGACACCCGGTATCGGACGTCCCCCCTCATCGGTAATTTTGCCCTTAACGGGGTTCTTTTGGTTAAACAGGTTCAATACCTTGTCCGCGAGCGATTGAGGCGCTTGTTTTACAACAATGTTATTGCCGTTAACAATGCTGAACGTTAAGGGAAGTGATTTGAAATGCGTGTTCAGCACTTCTTCTATACCGGCATTTTTTACATGGATGCTTACGCGTTGCCTGTAAATATTGTTGTCGTACAGAAACACATAGCCCGTTTGTTTCTCAATTGCTTTAAAGACCTTTTCTATCGGCACGTTGTGCTCCGATAAAGATATCTTTTGGCCGTATCCTACAGCACTTGCCTGCATTAATGTTACAAATAACATCAAGGTGGTAAGCTTCATAATTCTTACTAGAAATTTTAATTTCACTACTTTTGTAAAGTTTGGATTAATAAAAAATGGTTTAGATGAATTGTTTTTCCCTTAAGGGATTGGTCCGGACGCTTATGCGGGGGTGCTGGTAACACCTCCGCAAT from Pedobacter africanus includes:
- a CDS encoding FecR family protein, giving the protein MQKDPHKLLEKYKSGNCSEEEKAIVESWYLELERQQAPAHEVITKSKDQVWTSLAEKTTRPLEKTASGKVYLFKAAAWAAVVFLVVSVVYLTGNRQKDVPMANGSAKDDVVPGGDKAFLTLANGRKISLTDAANGEIAKEAGLSITKTADGQLVYTVKEDTETSTNLLNTIETPKGGKYQINLPDGTRVWLNAASSLRYPAKFVGDKRMVTLTGEGYFEVAKNREMPFIVKTAGQEVHVLGTHFNINSYADEGSVKTTLAEGSVRVIPAAEAEKITLKPGEQSELDNKGIKVKKADLEAVLAWKQGDFIFDGEDLKSIMRKVARWYDVEVIYKGVFDHLKFGGSISRSKNISSVLGIMEETGSVHFHIEGKRITVTDTTK
- a CDS encoding TonB-dependent receptor; this encodes MNFYTQSVCKPRGFVHKFLLVMKIATILLVTVFLQFAQASRAQRITLSQKGARLEQLFKEIRKQSGYDFFYDLNALKNAKRIDLSVQNETLEEVLKRCFEDQPFTFVIKDKAVIVKPRERQSAVNDAAVVQQKIDIKGKVTDDKGGPLPGVSIKLKGSNTGTMSDSNGNFALTLPDGSGTLVFTFIGFAPQEVQVNNRTSFNVVMKEEDKALTEVVVVGYGTQKKVNLTGAVASVSGNELTTRQAPNTTSLLQGRMPGVQVTQNSGQPGAEAASIQIRGMGTFSKASNNPLILIDGVEGDLNNVNPNQIENVSVLKDAASAAIYGSRAANGVILVTTKAGKAGRLNVDYNYNFGSQRATSMYDRITNSVEFMELLNKAIDHTGTSTNQRYTPAQIEAYRQGAITNPAQYPSFDWMDAIFRKAPMQQHYLSVNGGKEGTTYNFGAGYLDQDGMLIATGYKRYDAQFNFKTELNKRVTFGTNISFSKGKRNETALNGNFDGNSTEDQILSALAAHPTFTPKLPDGSGRYAAKAYIFEGGNKNPVAMAENGGRYLNNHYALASAYLNVDILPGLKGEIKGAVKYNERETKVHIVGVPGYMFLPETNGSYLYNTQWNGTVGENNLTVRDDKDVQYTIFGTLNYNKKIAENHNLNALLGVSQETFRYDRLQGFKRNAPSDDLLDPSIFEPGGQTVEGFSYEWALQSLFGRLNYDYKEKYLLELNFRYDGSSRFPTGNKWGFFPSASAGWRINQEDFLKDVNWINSLKARASWGQVGNQNVNRTLLGEAMPYPYQSVLNPYLYFIGGSLQQGVTQTDLINRNVQWETTTVTNLGLDFSLFNSSLSGSVEWYNKRTTDILRELQVPDFIGLAGPTVNNGEMKNTGFEFLLGYQGKINDFRYKVQGNFETYKNKLVKFGAREIDNSNGYIRQEGLPYNSFYMYLFDGIYQNQAEIDNGPTPLVKPKPGDMKYRDVSGPNGVPDGKITTDDRVVVGGAFPKFNYGLTVNADYKNFDLSFFFQGVQGRKIYVREWGIAPFRQAGPPPTFWRNAWDGEGTSNTIPHIFNELYAPNTQVSDWWLQDASYLRLKNLQLGYNLPAKLLNKAKIQALRLYVSGDNLLTFTNFFEGSDPERASANGRAAIYPQAKIYSFGLKVTL
- a CDS encoding RagB/SusD family nutrient uptake outer membrane protein, which gives rise to MKLKIKTGMLLILAALAISCKKELDKDPLSNPKEENYWRTEGEANKALVACYAKLKEPIFSNGKNQSGNGLYWEALSDNASNTSGYESFDVVMRGDHNSATTGIISKTFTFGFQGIAACNYFLANVDRVPNLLESTNKKMKAEAMFLRAYYYNELTQLYGDLPLILQPAVPGGDFLNTPRSPKADVVTQILKDIDYAIANLPQIAYTDGRAVKGAAIALKTRVLLNNERFGEAATTAWSLIGDPANPFQLAPDYAGIFFGGQANNKEIMFSVQFRAPDDYHSLDQVIGGRMSIFPTVEMRNAYEPNDPRRKMTIFEAGDPWAYNPAGFKQLGSTAEGQIPYTGMAIKKWVNLSINNASGATLSDQHMIKIRYADFLLMYAEAMFESGQGADSRALKALNDVRARPGVNMPPKLALTREIIRNERRVELAFEGLRYNDLIRWKIAAQVIPQIPYNNAGAKRKFKSYLFPIPLGQMDIMRNVWTQNPDFL
- a CDS encoding TlpA family protein disulfide reductase → MMTKFYTLALILITGSGINALAQTPATAEKVVFKGKADVKYNGEYVYLFSNQPKMVRDSAKISNGAFRFSRPFTEAGEYAFYSGYEKRTTGDYSVLIIPFEKASEMSIKADMRRFNLSEVKGSSGFFIYDAFAKATDPVYEKLMNDLINKYGKAYLYDMKRDTTAQKYKDMIAEYTTGKAVYNELLKKHLISTVNMYPNSFASVLLMQSYVENLDLPTAEALSKKLAPMVMDNFFGHNLLSQINGRKNSVIGNFIEDFTLNDPQGQPLKFSSLKGRYVLIDFWGSWCGPCHVAFKELRTLYAKYQGKGFEILGLATENSKAAWLKDLEKEKLPWLQVIDEQGNKSVSLEQFAISKYPTTVLVDPTGKIIGRDLNMKALEAILDKL